AGTAACACGCATACATATATGCTTATACCCTTTGAAAAGAATGTACATTATACATACTGTACCAACGTGAAAGTTCTGGGATATTGTGTAATAGTTGAAAGTTCAAGAGTAAACATGTGCTATAACCCAAGTTCAAAGGGGTTTTGTATaattcttcctctcttttttttttttatcactttttcttcattcaagaATTGATCTATGTGATCTTTAGCCCTAGAGTATGAAATGATATGTTGTCATCATATTATTCATGTTAGTTTGCATCCTCTAGTGTTGTTACTTAATTACTTCAACATGACAataatattacataaaataGAATTTAGTTAACATGTGTCAAGTCATGTCAGTTTTGAGTTATTCATGCTTCTCTCATATCAAACTAGAATTTCTCTAAGCAAATTTCACATTGGATTAGAAACATTTTCTCGTCTTatatcataaaatgaaaaaatccaGAATTCTCATCGtgaaaatttccttctttttttcaattaattttcctACAATTGACAaaagacaaggaaaaagaaacaattgcCGGCGCCATCAGTACGATGAGTCATAGAATTTCTCCAGAACAAAGTATTAATTGCCAAAtaatagagaagaaagaaaaggacctCAGGCATGTTCGGCCTCTTTTGTGTTATGAACACTAGCAAAAACTGCACATGTTTTGCTTGTTTGCAAAGATtaacatttaaaataatttaggaTATTGCCTTAATTGCAAAATATGTCAGAAGAATTATTGGCACAATACGAAGAAATTGTATCTATAAATGTcgaaagggaaaaatatttgaAGATAGATAATATTTGAGTTTTAAGATCGCAAAATGTGAGAGATTATAGATTTATTGGTGTACCCATTCACCCATTGATGGAATATTCGTACAATAAATAATTGAGCTAttttgagaaagagaaaaggatcGTGATCCCATAAAAGTAGGTCAAttttgctagatataatattaTAGATAACaggctagttttttttttttttgatcgatgATAACAGGCTAGTTAGCTCAATCAAAAGTAGGTGCAATGATGGGAGCTAGTAATCGTCGATATACTCGTATAGAAAATAACACGAATAATCATCAATGAACTTCGAGTTTTGGACGTCAACAACCTCCTACTCTAGTTTAAAACAAAGAcaataataaatatttcttaaaaaatttcaaccgaaaaaaaatatttcttggaAATTCACAGTGACAAATAGAGGTGACAATTGGGCCGATTTGGGCTGGTGCGGTGAGCCTTTCCAGTCCAGCGAGCTGTCTAGTCGCCGAGTTCTTTCAGTCCAAGACTAGTAGCCATACCGACAAGAGATTCAAGCGCTGCGCTTACGCTTTCTCCTAAAATGGGGCACtgaaatagaaaagagagaagcGGCTCTTGCCTCATGATTGGGATTCAGTAGTAGATTCAGAATTTGTTGGACCGGTCAATGTACAAATTCTTTATAGGGAGTTGATTTGCGGGATCGCGAAATCAGTCAATCCTGTTGATCCCAAACCGCCTAATTATACCTAAATCACTGGGGTTGCCCAAGACCAGCCATAtcataaaagttcaaaaaaaaattcggggCCAGGCCACAGATGGGTGGGTCTGGTTTTCTTTATGTAAAACATTTGCCTAAACCAACCTATTTGTCTCTTCAGTTCGGCTCAGCCCACTCACCCATTGATTACCTCAATagacaaaatatcaaattttagtGTTAACACCGATAACGAGAGAATATGTATTTATTACTTAACTCTATATTGTGTTGCATAAATCAATGGGTAATTATTAAAGGAAGTAATTAAGGGAGCGTTTGGTAACACTCTCGGGAACaagtatttctatttttttgttccctaaaacataaatggaataaaaatgcgtttggtaattttttttttcacggaacaaattgtttttgaaaatagatttggaacaactcaagaaataagtttttattttctcttcttttcttcttcctccagccgatcGTTGGCCTTGGCAATGGCTGGCGATCTTGACGAAACCTCATTGGCCACTAGCAAGGCCCCCCAAGCTTCGCCGTGGCTAGTTGAGGCCCCCTAGCGCCTTGTCGTGGCTGGGCCaggcttgacctcgcctagccaaggcgtgGGTAACGCTGACCTTGAGGTGGCCGAGCCTAGCCGAGCCACTAACAAGGCTCAGGGGGACTTGTCGGTGGTCGATGAAGATCCCCCGAGGCTGACGACCTTGCCGGCCATCATCTAGTTGGTAGCTGgctagccatggccaaggccaacGACGGctagagaaaagagaggaaaaagaaaaaaaaaatgtaatgaaattattaataaattaaaaaaattctaagtcacaaaaatatttgtgattgtaccaaaattatttatgtttcggaatagaaatttgatatagttaccaaacgtcTTAAAATACTCAAGAATTGTtttttagaacagaaataaaataaaatgtttccaAGAAGAAACTATTCCCATGagtagaaacgttaccaaaagTAGCCTAAGATTACAAAATCGATTACAGTCTCATATGAAATAATTGGaatatatatgaaataattgaaatatattgACAATAGTCTAGCAACGTGGACGCATTACCATGACTTTTATTTTCCCATGGATTATTGGGTATCGAattgaaagaagatgaaattaTTAAACTTGTAATCGCCATTTCTCACGCTTGATGGCTTGCTTGCTCTTTTTAAAAGTTCGAAGGGGGAGACTAGTCTCTTCGAAGGGAGACTCATAGATTGTCAACTTTCCTATTGACGTCAATCTTTAGATGTAgttcctattttccttttctaaaacCACTGTATATtaatctatttttctattttctaagtCTTGCCTTTCACCAAATATATTGAGATTTCTCATTGGTGAAATGTAGTACTTTGTTCATAATGAGACTATTGGTAAGTCGCAATGATCTAGGACGATAATGCTCAATGGCGTGCCCGAGTTCCCAAGGCAGACATTTTTTAAGATGAGAATATATCTCAAATTACTCAAGTATATAATCAATATGAATCCTATACTAGCCAATCTAATAGCCTTTTGGGAGATAATAATTCTTAATTATGCGAGTACATAATCAATATAAAGCCTATACTAGCCAATCTCATAGCcttttgagaaataataatTGTTAACTACATGATATTATAAGAACCCGGTTCAAACTACATTTGTCAATTATCATCGTGGACGTTCATATCACCTAACACCACACTCAATTATAACAGGATTATTCCACCATCACCTTTTAGACTTTCTAGCAAACTATCATGATAAAATAAAGATACTCAAATGGATCTAGTCTAGAGCGCGAAACCCTTTGAATGACTACattttgatctcaattctcTAGATATTGACACACACACTTATGTATTTATCTTATATATGGTTCTATACATGTATATTTTATATGTACATGTAATATGTAATatgtatgtgtgtatatatatacacaaacaTATTTACATACATGAGAATTCACATTTCACGAGCCGACTAATAGTTTATCATGATATTAATAACCTAGTATGCTCCAAGAAGAAGCATCCATACATGACAATTCACATTCTCACGAGATCATGCACTCCGGAATCTCACtctttcaaatttcaagatttcttTATACATGTGTGTCAGAGAATGTCCTTGAATTATTTCTTTGTGTGGAGTATTATTGTCGGGATTCTACATTTGTGGGCGCTCCTTTAGAATAAATCATAAAGTGGGCAaacaaaatattctggaaaaagaaaaaaaataactcGAGATAGCAAAATCCATTGCAAGAACTCCAATCATTCTcttatttttatccatttttctGACAAGAGAACGAGAGGCCACCGACTGCTATATTCTTTTATATTCTCCTcgtaataataatgataaataatTCCACTGAATTCTACTAATCTGGGTttatattgatttaaaaaaaaaaaaccaatttcatAATGAGAACAAgccttttcatgtttattttcGCGCTGGTGAGTGTCGTTATCACCGCATAAAAAAAGAACGGTTTTATTCGGATTATTGATCCAAGTGCTCGATTTTTATAATCGAGGGTGTTAAGACATTAATTTTATATCGGCAAAGCAGTGACAGAAGTCGTCGTTTGGCGGTTGTCACTCCTAGGACTTTATTCCTCCCAATAGGCCTAAATTTCCGATGCTTTTGGTGCTTATTATCGTCATTAAGTTGACGGAACGTGCCTGAAGCAAGGTCAGTTTTGTATAAAGCTTTGGTCTTTTGCCTTGAGCCCTATCTGCTCTGCTTCTTCCTCGAGAGGATATTCCCACTCACTTTACAGGTGAGAACTTGATTTAACTACATTTTAAGTTTGTCTTGATTTCACTGACCGTCAGAGTCTCCTTTTCGTCCATGCAAGAGCCAAGTTGTTGTTAGGCGTATGTCGATTGAACATCTTGCGCTTTACAGAGTTGTCCGTGACTTGACAACCGCAAACACCACAGGCATGATGATAATATATCCTTGGATGAACTCAAAGCCTTATCTTGAAGTTATAGTAAATGATTTCAATTGCAATTGGCCGGTTCGATCAGTAAGAGTTTAGTGTTAGCTAGAGAAGTAATGCCTAGGTTTCCTACACTCGTCCCATTTCAATAGGTAGGTGAGCTCAAGTTGTTAACAAAGATGAAATATTAAtttggccttgcttttctaaACCAATTGCTTGAATTTCACAATTGATGTAGGCTTTGTGATTGTTGTGTTAATTGACGTTCCAATATGTATTTAACATCGATCTCTTCCCTCTTTATAAACCGGAAACATTTCTTGAGCGCTACACTCTAATCAGCCGTAATATGACTATACATCTAGGGGTAGAATATACGTACCAATAAGGGTTTTTcgtcaattttaatttctctcCTAAGTTCAATTGAAGAAGGTATTATATGGATCAATTTTATCAGTAATGTGATTATGCATTATATAGAAAATACCGCTATTCCCTTTTCAATATATGATTGCCTAAATCAGGGTATATATCATCATCTTTAGAATATTGTGGTAAGAATCAGAACAAGAATGTAGCTGGGGATAAGTGTGCTTGACAGACATGTTCTGGGAGACCGTGGATTCCAAGCAGCAAAACTCATGCCCTGATATGCTGGCGGGCGAACACTGAACACGTAATAACGAATCTGGCCCTAAAATGGGCATCcaataaaaaagtaatatgCCTGTCAATCATGAATGTACTGCATGTCTCTGCTCTCTCCTTGTGGATCACGCTGCTAAACTAACTTGTTAGTTTAGCCTTAGGCGTACCGAAAGAAACAGCTCCATTTGTTCGTTTCCTGGAGGATCACTAATCATCGCTTTCAATGAGATTAGGGCCACTacttaattactttttttttaacaagtaGTTTGATAGTCTAGTCTGTATAATCCATGTTCGATTAGTGACAGAGATTCCTTCACTCGACTTATTATTTCCCTTGATTCAATTTCTTTCTGATTAGCTAAACCGACTCAGTTCCTGCGTTCATATGCTTTAAACTAGCTAAAACGATGGCTGAAAAATTGCTCTAATCAAGGAAATTCAATGCATGTAGGTTATGAAGGAAAGATAATATTTGACAGATAGAAGCAATGACGGTTCAATAGTGAAATAGTATGAGTTCACGCCTTATTCTTTGGAGCTCAACATGAGGCTCGccatatttcaaaatttgattattttttattgtataGAATGAATCTGCAACGCTTATTTTATTAACATTTACCATTTCTGAGCGATTTCATCACACCTTCAGGAATCTGAAATGAAGTTGTGAGAAGTTTGTTCCTTGTTATACAGGTCAATAAGCAATTTATTATTTGGATGGAATGAATTTAATAAGTGATAGATTATTtccctatcttcttttgaggcTTACGTTAGGCGGCTAAGTGATGGAGTACTTTATATTTATAAGAATAAACCTTactttaataattatttatttatagttaCTTTCATTCTGGGGAAAGGTTATGTCTTTTCAAATCATGCCTCTTGAccttttatttgtattttgagTTTCGAATAGATTTTATTGATTGTTCCTTCTCAGTGGCTATCAAACAAGTTCCAATTGGTTCGTTTTATCTTAATATGTAGACTAAGACAAGAACATTTCGTTATTGGCATTGCATCATAGGAAAAAGATTTTCATGGTAGCCGATGGCATTGGATAAAATATCCATTCCAGAAAATCACTATCTTTAAGTCAAAATCATTAACATGTATTgctcagttttcctttctttacttGACATGATTTTCACCACTTCTTTTCGAATTCTCCCAACTCTAATCACTCTCTTGGGTAATTAATTTCATCTCAACTTCGTCAGGagcaaaaaaaatgaagctCAAGTGACAAGAGGTTTATTCCTTGTTATACAGTTAGTTAATCATTTTACTTTGCCGATAGGGATCCTTTCTAGTTAGGGGAAACGTACACTGGTCCAATAAATCCAAAATGAGCAAATTTAAGTAAATTCGACAAGAAGTAAATTCGCCTAAAAAACGCTcagctctctctttcctcctccccCGAATGAAGTAGATCTTGTGTGTGAAGTTCGCAACCACAAAGATCGCAACCTTAGACCCAACCATTGAAAAAACGCATGCAAGCCAATACACGCACATGCCTACGTACGTAGCACAGAGATGTGGGCACGCCGGCgacgtgggtggtggtttcacGCGGTCTAGAGGGAGCTTGATAGGTGATGGCGGGGCGGCAAACACGAGAGAGTCTATGCGGGGGGGTGTCGCTGTCGGGGAAGAGAAGGGGAAAGTGGGGAAGAAGACAGACgtgagagaaaaggaaaggagacaATATACTATCCAAAATCTTTGTTCATGTGTCAACCTCTCACGTTAAATTGAAGACGTAAGTTTCTCCTAACTCGAGAGGATCCTAATCTTTAGTTTTGTCATATAAAAAAGTACTATAAAATACAGTCATTTGCAACAACTATGCCGTCTAAGAGAAACCTTTCCTAGCTACTCCAAGTGCCACTAATTATTGTATAGTCAGTTTGTGCGAAAATGCGTTTTTGTGTAACTTTATAATGCACAATTGCATGCAACCACTCATGTATTGGTCAAGAAACGTGGCATACTAATGCACACACCTATATGACCACACCTAATAACAATAATTTCCTTCTTTGACTGACCGATTTACGATTTTGTCATCTATATGCCTTTAGAGACTACAACCCAAGAGTTTGGTACAGGTCATAATGGGACCAACCTCTGTGGAATAGCTTGACAAAAACAGTTAAAAGGGATTCAAACCGTGTCAACTAAATCCAACAAATCGTGACCAATGCTTACCAAACAATGCAAAGTCAACACTCAAAcattatattataattaatcTAAACTTGTATTTTACAACTGTAATCAATCATGTTGAGACTCCTTTTGGCGATCTTTTCTACTTTAAAAGATGTGTCCACTTAAACCTGGCATGTAAGAATAATATGCCATGTTTGTCAATGTTTACTGTATATtcaaaatttgtgattgaaGACGGTAGAAATTcgaattttcaatcaaatttaaaCGAGTCTATGCAGGTTTTGACTAACTTCTTGCACGATTCATGTGGTTAGAAGGATATTTCATAAATTCGGAAAAGTTTACCAACCTACAGAAGGCTTTCCCGTcatcataataaaataaaatttaaaaaaactattttttttctataaagaaTGGTGATCTACATAAACAAGCATCACAAGCCCTAATTGCCACCACTGGCAAGATTGATCTTAAGGAATAATAGTTTCTTCCAACCAAGGGTCAGAGGAAAATATACACCTATTTTCATCTCACCATATATTCTCTCGATATTTCGACATGGAGAGTCTCCTTTTTGTACTTTTTGATAGGTCATTATTAGAGGAAGATTTTGAGATAGGATAAAACCTAAGACCTTCATCTTGGTCATGTTAAGAATGGAGAGGCTCTATGCCAATTTTCTTAGTTCCAAGGAGGATGAATATTTGCTTTGTTGTATTGGAAAGGAGCAAACGAATAAGCGCATGTAATTGAGAACTCCTCATACTTTTTAAGAAGGGTAATCGAAGCGGGAGGATGAAATCCAAAATGATAGTGTGACATTCGCCAAAATAACATGCAAattcatcctttttttcttgatttaaacCTAGATAACCCTCTTGCATTAACAGAACCTTCATGCTTATCTTTTAATGTCCTTGATGGTTTAGGTGAATATACAGAAGAATTCATAATAGATTAAGTTCGATACTCATCTCTTTCAATCTATTTGCACAGTCAGCATGTAATGCTCGACGAGATACAAAACTGCAAATCAAGATAGGCTCTTCAATATGAAGGACCAAACTCAAAAACATGTGCCGCCTCAAAGAAGtttgtaaatgtaatttctTTATTATCTTGCAATTTTATTGGTGATCTCTCTTTATTCCTCAAAACACCATCACTAAGCATAATGGTTGATCCAGCTTAAGTccccaaaaatgaaaagtttgggGTCGATTGTTTATTCTATTTTCTGACTACTAAATTGTCttcaaaagttatgaaaagaattgagaagCAAGTTTGATTAACTAGATAAAATGTTAAGACGTCCCTTTGTTTTCCACACTCCAACTGCCAAAAAACATAGATCCGTCTTCTGTATATCTCTAGCTTATATGCGGCAAAGATTGACTTGGGCGGCTGAAAAATGGATGGGAAATCATCACTTGAGCTTGTCGCTTTGGCCACTTTCCTCGCGGGATTGCGACCCCGGGATAACGAAAAATCATGTAGAATGTAGGTCTTTTTGACGACTTGCACAACTTGCAGCTAGAAATAAGATACGTGATGAACAACAAAACTGACTCCAATAGCTTAGTTTTATAGCCTATCAACATCCCTCATTTCAATTTTCAACGCCAAAAAATTTCTCAACAATATGAACCTTCGAGGCGCAGGAGGACGAAGAATCACTTATTGCTTTGAATCCCCTAAAATATTGTTGTCCCGCGTAGGATGTGACCAATGAAAATGCGTTTGTGATCCTAGATGTGAGCCTTTTTGGATGAGTCAGATATAGATTCTACATATAGAAGTGTGAAAAGGATGAATGGAGAACCAAGGTCAGCTGGCTatggacagaaaaaaaaaagtcactctAATCTAATTGGTGATTCCTAGAGACTAGCCTATCGTTCTGACATTAATCATAGTCATAAGTGTTCACAAATTGGAGATGAACACGAAAGCATTAGCATAGAAATTAGGCTGAATAACCAGCTATGTTTCTTCCACTAAGATTCCCGCCTATACCTACCCAAATCAAAAATGATGTTTGCCTTACTTCCTTTGAAATACCCCTCCACTCATGGAACGACAAAcgacataattaattaattctaCACTACACGGTACATTGGGCACTGTAAGCGTTTAATCAAGTATATTTTACTTCATTATAAATATGAATGCATCATGCGGTGTCCTAAAAATGGAAATGCTCCATTGATATAGTGATGTAATGTCAATAGATCACATGATAATGATACAAGCGTTGCacaattaattttcttttcctttttaaaacaTACAATTCTTTTAAACTAGTCAGATAGATAATTAACTGATAGATGCAGCTAACGTGAttaggggaagagagagagagagagagagagagagagagagcgcttcGCAAACCGTGCCATGTCCAATATGTCAAAAGCATCTATGGAGCTCTAGGTGCCTTCAGTTTGTGTTTCCAAGGAGTCTTTGAGTTTGTTGAATGACCCATTTCAATCATTCGCTTTCAAACAAACCCATACACATATTGAATTCCTCGTCTCCAATGCAAATGCCCAACATCCTTCTCAAAAAGCACACGTTGAACTTGCATGCccatcatcaagaaaaaaaaaccaccaaaaatgGTTTCTTCATCAGCCAAAAATGTATTCCTAATCCATACACTATCAATTATCAATACAAAGGAGAAGTCTAAAGTTCAGATGCTACGACCAATATTTATACAGAGAGCAACTTTTATCACGACAGATTTAACGGCGTTACATCACTATAGTTACCATCAAGCAAGGAGAAAAGGCCCAAAGAAAGGagataaaaaaacaaacaagctTTCACTGGGATATGTTCATTTCATTAATTAGGGTTCCTGCAAACACCATTACCATCTTCTTGTCGCTAACAAGCCTCTAATTCTGATCACCATACACGCAAAATCATTAAGCACAATGGATTTCGCGATGTCTTAGCATTTAAGACGACAAGCAATGTGCAAATAAGTAATCAACGAGCACACATAATAATTAAACTCACTCGCCACATGGGGTCACAGATCATGCCCTGACACAACTCGACTCATGAATGGGAATACATTCTTGAGCCAAACCTTGTTGATGAGCAGCTTCACAGATTGGAGTGGAAGTGATCGGAGAAGGATAAACCAGAGAGCTCATATCATCCCACCCATTAATGAAGCCACTACCTCCACAAGCAATACCGTCATTATTATTCCCCGTCATCATCATCAGCTCTTCCCCTAGCAAAAACTCCAACCCCTCGAGCTTTGATGTGTTGTTCAGGTGGCTGGTTTCCATTAACTCCCCGAGATTGGCCGGGAAATTACCCCCTTGCCCTTGCGGCATCTGCAAATTGCCTCCTGCAACCAAGTTGTACTGGCTATGGACAAATTGAGAACCGTGTACTGAGTTGGGGTCAATGTTTCCAATGAGCGATGGATCGTAAGGGTTGTGAGATGATGAAGATGGCGTCGAGCCCTCACTCGAGAACTGATAGCTTGCGGAATCATAATTGACAGGGAGATAATTGTTGTTGTCAGAAAACTTCCCTCCGAGCTTGATGAGCAGCTTCCGGATCGATGCATGATCATTAAGAGCAGTTGTTGCTGTTGCGGCTTCGTGGATTGTGTATTGCATTGGTGTAGAAGGAAGTTGTGGCCAATATGGAGTGATTTGAGTGTTGTTGTTGCAGGTGAAAGAATAGTCCATGGAATTAGTATTACTTTTTCCAAGTGATATTCCTCTCTTCAATTCTTGCTTCAAGCTTCCACTTCCTCTTCTTGCATTGGGGTCTTTTCTTTGCTTGCCCAgaagcttcttcttcagccttgTGTTCCAATAGTTCTTTATGTCGTTATCTGTTCTTCC
The window above is part of the Eucalyptus grandis isolate ANBG69807.140 chromosome 6, ASM1654582v1, whole genome shotgun sequence genome. Proteins encoded here:
- the LOC104449226 gene encoding transcription factor MYB87 gives rise to the protein MGRAPCCDKANVKKGPWSPEEDAKLKSYIEKHGTGGNWIALPQKIGLKRCGKSCRLRWLNYLRPNIKHGGFSEEEENLICSLYISIGSRWSIIAAQLPGRTDNDIKNYWNTRLKKKLLGKQRKDPNARRGSGSLKQELKRGISLGKSNTNSMDYSFTCNNNTQITPYWPQLPSTPMQYTIHEAATATTALNDHASIRKLLIKLGGKFSDNNNYLPVNYDSASYQFSSEGSTPSSSSHNPYDPSLIGNIDPNSVHGSQFVHSQYNLVAGGNLQMPQGQGGNFPANLGELMETSHLNNTSKLEGLEFLLGEELMMMTGNNNDGIACGGSGFINGWDDMSSLVYPSPITSTPICEAAHQQGLAQECIPIHESSCVRA